In the Geovibrio ferrireducens genome, one interval contains:
- a CDS encoding response regulator, producing the protein MKRKKALGFLKLFAVVSALFFVSLTTAYVAVEVTEKIFIFKKRSEIQIRASEIVDNIHSRTIYSKSMGAANILGIINIYIKSIVLGDLPYDHPLVTDIQEVVLKENDAEAVYILNKQGIVVSYSDISPITLTGQNFSFRPYFIQAIKGVQNVFAAQGISSKTRGLYIATPVYADKRSDSQIIGVIVVKDSIKHLEDFMSRYEDPVFMVSPHGVIFASNRPEYLYKVAGSLNQEKKKMLSSLRRFGASFERDAEELGAVLDGKDITLKGEKYLVKTHPVDWHDLEGTWRIAYLVKMENILPPVVRYSVFWVVFSVVLIVLGMVYVALGNRKMRMAAEEQNRKIFKAVEQSPASIMITDAEGRIEYVNPKFTELTEYSFEEAKGSTPSILKSGNTDDAVYRSLWDTILAGNEWHGEFLNRKKSGGSYWESVVVSPVKNSAGEITNFVGIKEDITDKKRVMKELEAARLTAESATEAKSIFLANMSHEIRTPLNAIIGLSDLALKTELTLKQADYIRKVKNAGASLLSIVNDILDFSKVEAGKIELENIEFELDSVLENIVTVVFQKAEEKGLEFLLHVASDVPAVIKGDPLRLGQVLINLVNNAIKFTEEGEVELSVRLIRKIDDKAEIAFAVRDTGVGLFEEQKNRLFAAFAQADGTTTRKYGGTGLGLSISRKLTELMGGSIKVESEYGKGSTFSFSAVFETGTAVAPWLKYGQEHLKDMKFLVVDDNSSARQIIMEILQNLDFEPDEAGSAEDALIMIKEHDASEPYKIVLMDWKMPDMNGLEAAGIIANDHKIKNKPYVILVTAFGRELDRKTVELHGAHGSILKPVTASSLIDGVTSVVFKSGYEVDIKAAVTAENFSGVRVLVVDDNEINRQIAVELLEDTGAVVFEAENGKEAVSFLKSGERCDIVFMDLQMPEMDGYEAIKIIRADTHFAELPVIAMTAHALNEERRKTREAGMNGHITKPLMPEELYSCMKSFCITGEFGGICSVSVGSALNEPDIPPVEGLDFKKGLRTVAGKTGLYLRMLEKFAASNTDTGKKLLSELEKGDLKTAEITAHTVKGVAGNIGADKLYELSGALEKLIADEGNYQTAAEEFAAETSRLTSAITAALKSSAPAKQPEPVQTVSREDFERIMEKMCSLLEDDDSETVDYFMSVREQASAFFSDQEFKRLHKAINSYEFDDALKILRSEHS; encoded by the coding sequence ATGAAACGCAAAAAAGCACTTGGATTTTTAAAATTATTTGCAGTTGTTTCCGCTCTTTTTTTCGTATCTCTCACAACGGCCTACGTTGCGGTTGAGGTCACTGAAAAAATATTCATATTCAAAAAGCGCTCTGAAATACAGATAAGGGCTTCCGAAATAGTTGACAACATTCACTCCCGAACCATTTACAGCAAAAGCATGGGCGCAGCAAACATTCTCGGCATAATAAATATATATATCAAATCTATAGTTCTCGGTGACCTGCCTTATGATCACCCTCTTGTTACTGATATTCAGGAGGTGGTTCTTAAAGAAAATGACGCTGAGGCAGTTTATATCCTGAATAAGCAGGGAATAGTTGTTTCCTATTCGGACATATCCCCCATAACTCTTACAGGTCAGAACTTCAGTTTCCGTCCCTATTTTATTCAGGCTATAAAGGGTGTGCAGAACGTTTTTGCTGCGCAGGGTATTTCTTCCAAAACGCGAGGTCTTTACATCGCCACACCCGTATATGCGGATAAAAGATCAGATTCTCAGATCATAGGCGTAATAGTGGTTAAGGATTCCATCAAACACCTTGAGGATTTCATGAGCAGATATGAGGATCCCGTCTTTATGGTTTCCCCCCATGGCGTTATTTTCGCATCCAACAGGCCGGAATATCTTTATAAGGTAGCGGGCAGCCTGAATCAGGAGAAGAAAAAAATGCTGTCCTCTCTCAGGAGGTTCGGTGCTTCTTTTGAACGGGATGCAGAGGAACTGGGTGCTGTTCTGGACGGAAAAGATATAACACTGAAAGGAGAGAAATATCTGGTCAAAACTCACCCTGTTGACTGGCATGATCTTGAGGGTACATGGCGGATAGCTTACCTTGTCAAAATGGAAAATATTCTTCCTCCGGTGGTCAGGTATTCTGTTTTCTGGGTTGTGTTTTCTGTGGTTCTGATAGTTCTGGGTATGGTTTATGTGGCATTGGGCAACAGAAAGATGAGAATGGCTGCGGAAGAGCAGAACCGCAAAATTTTCAAAGCTGTTGAGCAGAGCCCGGCTTCCATTATGATTACCGATGCTGAAGGTCGGATAGAGTATGTTAATCCCAAGTTTACCGAGCTTACTGAATACAGCTTTGAAGAGGCAAAGGGCAGTACGCCTTCCATACTGAAATCAGGAAACACTGATGATGCTGTTTACCGCTCCCTGTGGGATACTATTCTTGCCGGTAATGAGTGGCACGGTGAGTTTCTGAACAGGAAAAAATCCGGCGGCTCCTACTGGGAATCAGTTGTAGTATCCCCGGTGAAAAACAGTGCAGGGGAAATTACAAACTTCGTGGGAATCAAAGAGGATATAACCGATAAAAAACGGGTGATGAAGGAGCTTGAAGCAGCCAGACTGACAGCGGAAAGCGCCACAGAAGCGAAGTCTATCTTCCTTGCCAACATGAGCCATGAGATACGCACACCGCTCAACGCCATTATAGGTCTGAGTGATTTGGCGCTGAAAACAGAGCTTACTCTGAAACAGGCAGACTACATAAGGAAAGTAAAAAACGCAGGGGCATCGCTGCTTTCCATTGTAAATGACATACTCGATTTCTCAAAAGTTGAGGCGGGCAAGATTGAGCTTGAGAATATTGAGTTCGAGCTTGATTCCGTTCTGGAGAACATTGTTACTGTGGTGTTCCAGAAGGCAGAGGAGAAGGGGCTGGAGTTTCTGCTTCATGTCGCCTCGGATGTGCCTGCCGTGATAAAAGGCGACCCTCTCAGGCTGGGACAGGTGCTTATTAACCTTGTGAACAACGCCATCAAGTTTACCGAAGAGGGAGAGGTTGAGCTCAGTGTCAGGCTGATTAGAAAAATTGACGATAAGGCCGAAATAGCTTTTGCTGTGCGGGACACAGGGGTGGGGCTCTTCGAGGAACAGAAAAACAGACTGTTCGCCGCATTTGCTCAGGCAGACGGAACAACCACCAGAAAATACGGCGGAACAGGACTTGGTTTAAGCATATCAAGAAAACTGACAGAGCTCATGGGCGGCTCAATAAAGGTTGAGAGTGAGTACGGCAAAGGGAGCACATTCTCTTTCAGTGCAGTATTTGAGACCGGAACCGCTGTGGCTCCGTGGCTGAAATACGGTCAGGAGCATCTTAAAGATATGAAGTTTCTTGTTGTGGATGATAATTCATCAGCCAGGCAGATCATAATGGAAATACTTCAAAATCTGGACTTTGAGCCCGATGAGGCAGGCAGCGCAGAGGATGCATTGATAATGATAAAAGAGCATGATGCCAGCGAACCATACAAAATAGTGCTTATGGACTGGAAGATGCCGGATATGAACGGTCTGGAAGCTGCGGGCATTATCGCAAACGACCATAAAATAAAAAATAAGCCCTATGTGATTCTTGTTACTGCATTCGGCAGGGAGCTTGACCGTAAGACAGTTGAACTGCACGGAGCGCATGGCTCTATCCTGAAACCTGTGACAGCATCCTCTCTGATTGACGGTGTCACATCAGTTGTTTTCAAGTCCGGATATGAGGTTGATATAAAAGCAGCCGTCACAGCCGAGAATTTCAGCGGTGTGCGTGTGCTTGTGGTTGATGACAATGAGATAAACCGTCAGATAGCTGTTGAGCTTCTCGAAGATACCGGCGCGGTGGTGTTTGAGGCCGAAAACGGTAAAGAGGCTGTTTCTTTCCTGAAATCCGGAGAGAGGTGCGATATAGTCTTCATGGATCTCCAGATGCCGGAAATGGACGGATACGAGGCCATAAAGATTATAAGAGCCGATACGCATTTTGCTGAGCTTCCTGTTATAGCCATGACTGCCCATGCTCTCAATGAGGAGCGAAGGAAAACACGCGAGGCGGGCATGAACGGACATATAACAAAACCTCTGATGCCCGAAGAACTTTACAGCTGCATGAAAAGCTTCTGCATAACCGGTGAGTTCGGCGGAATTTGCAGTGTTTCCGTGGGGAGTGCGCTTAATGAACCTGATATTCCGCCTGTTGAAGGCCTTGACTTTAAGAAGGGGCTGCGGACTGTGGCAGGCAAGACAGGGCTTTACCTTAGGATGCTTGAAAAATTTGCCGCATCAAACACGGACACGGGCAAAAAACTTCTGTCAGAACTTGAAAAAGGTGATCTTAAAACTGCTGAAATCACAGCACACACTGTCAAGGGTGTTGCCGGCAATATAGGTGCGGACAAACTGTACGAACTGTCAGGAGCGCTTGAAAAACTGATTGCTGATGAAGGGAACTATCAGACCGCTGCGGAAGAGTTCGCCGCAGAAACGAGCAGGCTTACCTCTGCTATTACTGCCGCTCTTAAATCATCAGCACCTGCAAAACAGCCTGAACCGGTTCAGACTGTTTCCAGAGAGGATTTTGAGCGCATTATGGAAAAGATGTGCAGCCTGCTTGAAGATGACGACAGCGAGACTGTGGACTATTTTATGAGTGTCCGTGAACAGGCCTCGGCTTTTTTCAGCGATCAGGAGTTCAAAAGGCTGCACAAGGCCATAAACAGCTATGAGTTTGATGACGCTCTCAAAATACTCAGGAGTGAGCACAGCTAG
- a CDS encoding HD-GYP domain-containing protein gives MDDHDRRQTVLVVDDVPENIDILSNILKPEFKVKVAINGRKAIEIAEKDLPDIILLDVMMPEISGYEVCRALKSSLITRSIPVIFITAKGEVEDESKGFSAGGADYITKPVSAPIVLARVKTQLAMYDNKRMLENMVRERTKELQETRLEIIRRLGFAAEYKDNETGMHVIRMSRYCQLIAKKIGMKDSEAELILTAAPMHDVGKIGIPDNILLKPGPLDAEEWRLMKEHSKIGFKIIGGHGSELLKTAATVALTHHEKWDGSGYPDGLKGEEIPIIGRIAAVADVFDALTSVRPYKAAWSIEKAVDYIRSESGRHFDPRMAEAFLKCMPDVLNIKENFGD, from the coding sequence ATGGATGACCATGACAGAAGACAGACTGTTCTCGTTGTGGACGATGTCCCTGAGAATATAGACATTCTCAGTAATATACTTAAACCTGAATTCAAGGTTAAGGTAGCCATCAACGGGCGCAAGGCAATTGAAATTGCAGAAAAGGATTTGCCTGATATAATCCTGCTTGATGTCATGATGCCCGAAATAAGCGGCTATGAAGTATGCCGTGCGCTCAAGTCCAGTTTAATCACCCGTTCAATTCCTGTTATTTTCATAACCGCCAAAGGTGAGGTAGAAGACGAGTCTAAAGGTTTCAGTGCCGGAGGAGCGGACTATATCACAAAACCTGTGAGTGCTCCCATTGTTCTTGCCAGAGTCAAAACGCAGCTTGCTATGTATGATAACAAACGCATGCTTGAAAATATGGTGCGCGAACGCACAAAGGAACTGCAGGAAACAAGACTTGAGATAATCAGACGCCTTGGTTTTGCCGCTGAATATAAAGACAACGAAACCGGAATGCACGTTATCCGTATGAGCAGATACTGCCAGCTTATTGCAAAGAAAATCGGCATGAAGGACTCTGAGGCGGAACTTATACTCACCGCTGCCCCCATGCATGATGTAGGTAAAATAGGCATACCTGATAATATACTGCTGAAACCCGGACCTCTTGATGCGGAGGAGTGGCGGCTGATGAAGGAGCACTCTAAGATCGGGTTTAAAATTATCGGCGGTCACGGTTCCGAGCTTCTTAAAACTGCGGCTACTGTTGCACTTACGCACCACGAAAAATGGGACGGCAGCGGTTATCCGGATGGGTTAAAAGGGGAGGAGATTCCGATAATAGGGCGTATAGCGGCTGTTGCGGATGTTTTTGATGCGCTCACCAGTGTGAGGCCTTACAAAGCTGCATGGAGCATAGAAAAGGCTGTGGATTACATCCGCAGCGAAAGCGGCAGGCACTTTGACCCCAGAATGGCGGAAGCCTTTCTGAAATGCATGCCGGATGTACTGAACATTAAAGAGAACTTCGGTGACTGA
- a CDS encoding FadR/GntR family transcriptional regulator: MKFEKIRQKKISDIIYEQIKKMILTAQLAPAERLPSERELAAQLGVSRPSLREALHKLEAQGFLTQNHGDGTYVKSLTSQTIDKAMEEFIKREDAIVDLMEVRKILETWAAKTAAMRASDEEIANMKEYLDEMRSALDKGEVGHIPDANFHNTISYATNNILLIHIMNTIYQWVEKVSYEVRSRLYTDNERFERLYLQHQKIYEGINARDPEEAYKAMLEHMEYVVDEVNEIVRTNK; this comes from the coding sequence ATGAAGTTTGAAAAGATTAGACAGAAAAAGATAAGTGACATTATCTATGAACAGATAAAGAAAATGATACTCACTGCGCAGCTTGCCCCGGCGGAAAGGCTTCCATCGGAAAGGGAGCTTGCCGCGCAGCTTGGCGTAAGCCGTCCGTCACTGAGAGAGGCTCTCCACAAGCTGGAGGCGCAGGGGTTTCTGACCCAGAACCACGGTGACGGAACCTATGTAAAATCCCTCACTTCCCAGACCATCGATAAGGCTATGGAGGAGTTCATCAAGCGTGAGGATGCCATAGTCGACCTGATGGAAGTGCGCAAAATCCTTGAAACATGGGCTGCCAAAACTGCCGCCATGCGTGCCAGCGATGAAGAGATAGCCAATATGAAGGAGTATCTGGATGAAATGCGCTCAGCTCTTGACAAAGGAGAGGTGGGACACATCCCCGATGCAAATTTTCACAACACAATATCATACGCCACCAACAACATACTGCTGATCCACATCATGAACACAATATACCAGTGGGTGGAAAAGGTAAGCTATGAGGTTCGTTCACGTCTTTACACTGATAATGAACGTTTCGAGCGGCTTTATCTCCAGCATCAGAAGATCTACGAAGGTATAAACGCCCGTGATCCTGAGGAGGCGTACAAGGCTATGCTTGAACATATGGAATATGTTGTTGATGAAGTTAATGAAATAGTCAGAACTAATAAATAG
- a CDS encoding (Fe-S)-binding protein, protein MDELLKELHELEEMMLQCMKCGTCQSDCPLYRTDGRESSVARGKISLLQSVYEGRIENAGRILKHLDQCLLCTRCLKACPSGVKTDEIFLRGREVLRRIKKLPKWQKLILKTAMEKPELMARMAPLMHMGLKFGSKKIKDGIYRPMIPGLGGRNVVEIKSEAFVKKYGGLNRADNEIMRVVFYPGCAVNLIYTEWGTAVVEVLRHFGVSVYVPETNICCGIPAASMGELEMYRNAVKANYDALAVYKDAAYIITSCPTCRYGLYEMGPKQTGAECPLTVVDILVFLEEILSVRLQTGAEGRSTIHFPCHYQDSKKGLVENFVRSSTNTEYMKLDNQSCCGFAGTFSIKYYERSKGFSRSKIEEMKDKKTDKVYIPCPGCAMQLADAAAREGLDAEVTHPVTELYNFIKEIK, encoded by the coding sequence ATGGATGAGCTGTTAAAAGAGCTCCATGAGCTTGAGGAAATGATGCTCCAGTGCATGAAGTGCGGCACGTGCCAGTCGGACTGCCCGCTTTACCGCACTGACGGAAGGGAATCATCGGTTGCGCGCGGTAAAATATCGCTGCTTCAGTCTGTATATGAAGGACGCATAGAGAATGCAGGCAGAATACTGAAACATTTGGATCAGTGTCTTCTCTGCACTAGGTGTCTTAAGGCGTGTCCCAGCGGCGTAAAAACCGATGAGATCTTCCTGCGCGGAAGGGAAGTGCTGCGCAGGATAAAAAAACTGCCCAAATGGCAGAAACTTATACTTAAAACTGCTATGGAAAAGCCGGAACTTATGGCGAGAATGGCTCCGCTTATGCACATGGGACTTAAGTTCGGCAGCAAAAAGATTAAGGACGGAATTTACAGACCCATGATTCCGGGTCTGGGCGGAAGAAACGTTGTCGAGATAAAAAGTGAGGCCTTCGTAAAAAAATACGGCGGGCTTAACAGAGCCGACAATGAAATTATGCGTGTTGTATTTTACCCCGGATGTGCGGTAAACCTCATATACACCGAGTGGGGAACCGCTGTGGTGGAGGTGCTCAGGCACTTCGGCGTATCTGTTTATGTGCCGGAAACAAACATCTGCTGCGGAATACCTGCCGCCTCCATGGGCGAGCTTGAAATGTACAGAAACGCTGTTAAAGCCAACTACGATGCTCTGGCAGTGTATAAAGACGCTGCTTATATAATCACAAGCTGCCCCACATGCAGATACGGCTTGTATGAGATGGGTCCCAAGCAGACAGGAGCCGAGTGCCCGCTGACCGTGGTTGATATACTGGTTTTCCTTGAGGAGATCCTCAGCGTGAGGCTGCAAACCGGGGCAGAAGGCAGAAGCACAATCCATTTTCCCTGTCACTATCAGGACAGCAAAAAAGGTCTGGTGGAAAACTTTGTGCGCAGCAGCACAAACACTGAGTACATGAAGCTTGATAACCAAAGCTGCTGCGGTTTTGCCGGTACTTTCAGCATAAAATACTATGAGCGCTCAAAAGGTTTCTCACGTTCAAAAATTGAGGAAATGAAGGACAAAAAAACAGACAAGGTATACATCCCTTGTCCGGGCTGCGCCATGCAGCTTGCTGATGCTGCCGCGAGAGAGGGGCTTGATGCGGAAGTCACTCATCCTGTGACGGAACTTTATAATTTTATAAAAGAAATAAAATAG
- a CDS encoding FAD-binding oxidoreductase, with protein MLSKNLIAKFAEIAGKNVWTEEEDLMCYAYDASFGEMCVPEIVVKPETAEQVGRIVRLCCEENIPLVTRGAGTNLSGGTLPIKGGCVLLMSGLNKILEINTEDMYAVVQSGVITADLAMAVSAKGLLYPPDPGSMKMSTIGGNVAENAGGLRALKYGVTGDYVMGTKFFDIEGNAVIAGGKTVKMVTGFNLSGLMISSEGLLGVMTEHTLKLVPQPQASRSMLVIYDDLMKASVTVSEIIGAKITPATLELMDRFTIKTVEEGTRIGLPTDADGLLLIEVDGHPAAVEDEYAKIKEICNKLGGKVHIAETLEERDKLWEARRKALSSLARLKPTLILEDATVPRSRIPEMMQCIKDITVKYDLTVGTFGHAGDGNLHPTILTDKRNKDEMVRVEKAIDEIFASALKLEGTISGEHGIGSAKAKYLESEVGAGTIRFMKKLKDGLDPKNLLNPHKMGL; from the coding sequence ATGCTTTCCAAGAACCTGATAGCTAAGTTCGCCGAAATAGCGGGTAAAAATGTCTGGACAGAAGAGGAGGATCTCATGTGCTACGCATATGATGCCTCCTTCGGCGAAATGTGCGTACCCGAAATTGTTGTTAAACCCGAAACTGCCGAACAGGTGGGCAGAATAGTCAGACTATGCTGCGAAGAGAATATTCCTCTCGTTACGAGAGGAGCAGGAACAAACCTCAGCGGGGGAACGCTGCCCATAAAGGGCGGCTGTGTGCTGCTGATGTCAGGGCTTAATAAGATTCTGGAAATAAACACAGAGGATATGTACGCAGTGGTTCAGTCCGGCGTGATTACTGCTGATCTGGCTATGGCTGTCAGTGCGAAAGGGCTTCTTTATCCGCCCGATCCGGGAAGCATGAAAATGTCCACCATAGGCGGAAATGTCGCCGAAAATGCCGGAGGGCTCCGCGCTCTCAAGTACGGTGTTACCGGCGACTACGTTATGGGTACTAAGTTTTTTGATATTGAAGGAAACGCCGTGATAGCCGGTGGTAAAACCGTTAAAATGGTGACCGGCTTTAATCTCAGCGGACTGATGATTTCATCCGAAGGTCTGCTCGGCGTTATGACGGAACATACACTTAAGCTTGTGCCTCAGCCGCAGGCTTCGCGTTCGATGCTTGTTATTTATGATGACCTTATGAAGGCCAGCGTGACAGTGTCGGAAATAATCGGGGCGAAGATAACTCCTGCGACTCTGGAGCTTATGGACAGGTTTACAATTAAGACTGTTGAGGAAGGAACCAGAATCGGATTGCCCACCGATGCTGACGGACTTCTTCTCATAGAGGTGGACGGCCACCCCGCAGCGGTAGAGGACGAATACGCCAAGATCAAAGAGATCTGTAACAAACTTGGCGGAAAAGTGCACATCGCTGAAACTCTGGAAGAGAGAGACAAACTCTGGGAGGCGCGCAGAAAGGCTCTCAGCAGCCTTGCGCGTCTTAAACCCACGCTGATCCTTGAGGATGCCACTGTCCCCAGAAGCCGTATACCGGAGATGATGCAGTGCATCAAAGACATCACCGTTAAGTATGATCTTACGGTGGGAACCTTCGGTCACGCCGGAGACGGCAACCTCCACCCCACAATCCTCACCGATAAAAGGAACAAGGATGAGATGGTAAGGGTGGAGAAAGCCATTGACGAAATATTCGCCTCAGCCCTTAAGCTGGAAGGAACAATTAGCGGCGAGCACGGAATAGGTTCGGCAAAGGCAAAGTATCTTGAAAGTGAGGTCGGGGCCGGAACAATCCGCTTTATGAAAAAGCTGAAAGACGGCCTTGATCCGAAAAATCTTCTTAATCCTCACAAAATGGGGCTGTAG
- a CDS encoding TRAP transporter large permease, with protein MMNPEFLSVAMFVILLVAVFLGHPLGITLGGLGIVFGILGYGPTAFFILANKSYGLMTNYVLVAIPLFILMAQFLDKSGVADELYETMYVVMGSIKGGLALATIVVCTVFAATTGIVGASVVAMGLLAAPSMVKKGYDLSLTAGVITAGGTLGILIPPSIMLVVYGGLIGMSVGKLFMAAVVPGLFLAFLYLVYAFIYCQVKPNAGPPIPKAERTHTMGQKFVMMCKSLFPPLFLILAVLGSISAGIATPTEAAGLGCVGALILAFFNRRVNIKLFKDASYATLKITCMVMLIFVGANFYTSIFMGLGGGEVFTNILFAVSDNRYVILAVMMFIIFLLGMFVDWLGILLLCVPIFTPIAVNQLGFDPLWFAILVCVNLQMSFLTPPFGYALFYLKGVAPEGMELSHIYKGILPFVLLQLIALILCVVFPDIITWLPNAVFK; from the coding sequence ATGATGAACCCTGAATTTTTATCTGTAGCGATGTTTGTTATCCTCCTCGTTGCTGTGTTCCTTGGTCACCCCCTCGGAATAACACTCGGCGGGCTGGGTATCGTTTTCGGAATACTCGGTTACGGCCCCACGGCATTCTTTATCCTTGCTAATAAAAGCTACGGGCTGATGACCAACTATGTTCTTGTGGCTATTCCGCTTTTTATATTGATGGCGCAGTTTCTGGACAAATCCGGAGTGGCGGACGAACTATATGAAACAATGTATGTTGTCATGGGTTCGATCAAAGGCGGGCTGGCGCTTGCTACTATAGTTGTGTGCACAGTGTTTGCCGCCACAACGGGAATAGTGGGAGCCTCGGTTGTTGCAATGGGTCTCCTTGCCGCACCCTCAATGGTTAAGAAGGGGTACGATCTTTCGCTCACTGCGGGGGTTATCACTGCGGGCGGAACACTGGGAATACTTATTCCGCCGTCGATAATGCTTGTTGTGTACGGCGGTCTGATAGGAATGAGCGTCGGCAAGCTTTTCATGGCCGCTGTTGTTCCCGGTCTTTTCCTTGCGTTTCTGTATCTTGTATACGCCTTTATATATTGTCAGGTAAAACCAAACGCAGGTCCTCCTATCCCCAAAGCTGAGAGAACTCATACTATGGGACAGAAATTTGTCATGATGTGCAAGTCTCTTTTCCCTCCTCTGTTCCTCATACTTGCTGTACTCGGAAGTATTTCCGCAGGTATCGCAACACCTACTGAGGCGGCGGGTCTCGGCTGTGTGGGCGCACTTATTCTTGCGTTTTTCAACCGCAGGGTGAATATAAAACTCTTTAAGGATGCCTCCTACGCCACATTGAAAATAACCTGCATGGTTATGCTTATCTTTGTCGGCGCAAACTTTTATACATCCATTTTCATGGGCCTGGGCGGCGGAGAGGTGTTCACCAATATCCTCTTTGCAGTGAGTGACAACAGGTATGTGATACTTGCGGTTATGATGTTCATCATCTTCCTTCTTGGAATGTTTGTGGACTGGCTGGGAATTCTTCTTCTCTGCGTGCCGATATTCACTCCCATAGCTGTAAACCAGCTTGGTTTTGACCCGCTGTGGTTTGCGATACTTGTCTGCGTAAACCTCCAGATGTCGTTCCTTACGCCCCCCTTCGGCTACGCACTTTTCTATCTCAAAGGGGTTGCACCGGAAGGAATGGAACTCAGCCATATATACAAAGGGATATTGCCTTTCGTGCTGCTCCAGCTTATAGCGCTGATACTGTGCGTGGTATTCCCCGACATTATCACATGGCTGCCTAACGCAGTGTTTAAATAA
- a CDS encoding TRAP transporter small permease subunit: MEKLIKLIESVTEWVGKAFSFSIYLLLVVVVYEVISRKLFGKPTVWAFDLSNMLYGVMFLMGFGYTLKHKMHVGIDIITAKLNPKVQGWIAAVSYLVLFFPFLIIAIKASSVFAMQSWQGLERVQSPWGAPVYHFKTFLPVSFGFLLLQGVAEFLKAIQQIRGVRV; this comes from the coding sequence ATGGAAAAGTTAATCAAACTGATAGAATCAGTAACAGAGTGGGTGGGAAAGGCATTTTCTTTTTCCATTTATTTGCTGCTTGTGGTTGTCGTCTACGAAGTTATAAGCAGGAAACTGTTCGGAAAACCCACAGTGTGGGCATTCGACCTGAGCAACATGCTTTACGGAGTGATGTTCCTCATGGGCTTCGGCTACACGCTGAAGCATAAAATGCATGTAGGTATAGATATTATAACAGCAAAACTTAACCCGAAGGTTCAAGGGTGGATAGCTGCGGTGAGCTACCTCGTGCTCTTCTTCCCTTTTTTGATAATAGCTATTAAGGCTTCAAGCGTATTTGCCATGCAGTCATGGCAGGGGCTTGAACGCGTTCAGTCCCCATGGGGCGCTCCTGTGTATCACTTCAAAACATTTCTGCCCGTCAGTTTCGGCTTTCTGCTCCTTCAGGGGGTAGCAGAGTTTCTTAAGGCGATTCAGCAGATCAGAGGAGTCAGAGTATGA
- a CDS encoding TRAP transporter substrate-binding protein, which produces MKKLVKLLISCVMFTAMIFAVVGCGQDKKAETTAAPEAAAAAKTYEWKMATTWSTGIPWHDTAVHFAETVEKITNGQLKIKVFPDGALVPAFEVFDAVRNGVVEMGHDWPGYWKGKDEGFVAFASVPFGLNNIEYSIWLMEGGGIALADELYGNFGLKPLMGGNSGQEMGFFTKNPVTDVKQLSGMKIRTVGWAADILKEMGVSVTPLPGGEIYLAFERGVLDSAEFSTPFITYPMGFQEIAKNVMLPGWHQTGVQNMFTVNKKAYDALPPYLQQALVIASYETQMWDIARSEKKNAEAILKYQAEGVKFNKLDPASLNELRKTTDAYLTQIRAKNPLLDKILGSQNSFIEEYSVWKDLRGGVAAFPKDQYLAGKHYE; this is translated from the coding sequence ATGAAAAAACTGGTCAAACTTTTAATTTCATGTGTGATGTTCACAGCAATGATCTTCGCCGTAGTTGGCTGCGGTCAGGACAAAAAAGCTGAAACAACAGCCGCTCCGGAAGCAGCAGCGGCAGCCAAAACCTATGAATGGAAAATGGCTACAACATGGTCGACAGGTATTCCCTGGCACGATACGGCTGTACACTTTGCTGAAACCGTTGAAAAAATCACCAACGGCCAGCTCAAAATCAAAGTTTTCCCCGATGGCGCGCTTGTGCCCGCTTTCGAGGTGTTTGACGCTGTGAGAAACGGCGTTGTGGAAATGGGTCACGACTGGCCCGGCTATTGGAAAGGCAAAGATGAAGGTTTCGTTGCTTTCGCTTCTGTTCCTTTCGGTCTTAATAACATCGAATACTCCATATGGCTTATGGAAGGCGGCGGTATAGCCCTTGCTGATGAGCTGTACGGCAACTTCGGTCTTAAACCTCTCATGGGCGGTAACTCCGGTCAGGAGATGGGCTTCTTCACCAAAAACCCCGTTACTGATGTTAAACAGCTTTCCGGCATGAAAATCAGAACAGTGGGCTGGGCGGCAGACATCCTTAAAGAAATGGGTGTTTCCGTTACTCCGCTTCCCGGCGGCGAAATCTACCTCGCGTTTGAAAGAGGCGTTCTTGACTCAGCAGAGTTCTCAACTCCTTTCATCACTTACCCCATGGGCTTCCAGGAAATTGCTAAAAACGTAATGCTTCCCGGCTGGCACCAGACAGGCGTACAGAACATGTTCACTGTAAACAAGAAGGCATATGATGCTCTTCCCCCTTACCTTCAGCAGGCTCTTGTTATAGCTTCCTATGAAACACAGATGTGGGACATAGCAAGAAGCGAAAAGAAAAATGCTGAGGCTATCCTGAAATATCAGGCTGAAGGCGTGAAGTTCAACAAGCTTGACCCTGCTTCTCTTAACGAACTCAGGAAAACCACTGACGCTTACCTCACGCAGATCAGGGCGAAAAACCCTCTGCTTGATAAAATACTCGGCTCTCAGAACAGCTTCATAGAGGAATACTCTGTGTGGAAAGACCTCAGAGGCGGAGTTGCTGCTTTCCCGAAAGATCAGTATCTTGCGGGCAAACACTACGAATAA